From Halotia branconii CENA392, the proteins below share one genomic window:
- a CDS encoding DsbA family protein produces the protein MSQNQDRSSLLVPASIQDRIQGVLSAAVVLVMYGDYQSQESADVYRLIKVVRQQLSASSGENDLCFVFRHFPQTQIHPHAQRAAQAAQAAAAQGQFWPMHDTLFAHQQGLENGYLVEYANDLRLDIPRFLKDLSKQVHVARINEDIESGLHSGVTTAPALFINNIRYTGRWKMTQLMAAIAAASH, from the coding sequence GTGAGCCAAAACCAGGATCGCAGTTCATTACTCGTTCCAGCTTCAATACAGGATCGCATTCAAGGCGTGTTGAGTGCTGCCGTGGTGCTGGTCATGTATGGGGACTATCAATCTCAAGAGAGCGCGGACGTTTACAGACTGATTAAAGTCGTCAGACAACAGCTCAGTGCTTCTTCTGGGGAAAACGATTTGTGCTTCGTCTTCCGCCATTTTCCGCAGACACAGATCCACCCTCATGCTCAACGAGCAGCCCAAGCGGCCCAGGCGGCTGCCGCTCAGGGGCAGTTTTGGCCGATGCATGATACTTTATTTGCTCATCAACAGGGGTTAGAGAATGGTTATCTTGTAGAGTATGCCAATGATTTAAGACTTGATATTCCTCGGTTTCTCAAAGATTTGTCTAAACAAGTTCATGTCGCTCGTATCAATGAAGACATTGAGAGCGGATTACACAGTGGAGTAACGACTGCTCCAGCCCTGTTTATCAATAACATTCGGTATACCGGGCGCTGGAAAATGACACAACTGATGGCAGCCATTGCTGCTGCAAGTCATTAA